From the genome of Alphaproteobacteria bacterium, one region includes:
- a CDS encoding SDR family oxidoreductase: MGEMGGALITGAARRIGRCLAEALAAAGWHVVVHHNRSANDAAETVRAITAAGGRAVALAADLSDPAACRRLLDEAHALTGGLGCLINNASVFVEDTAHDVDAATFDRVMAVNLRAPAILSQAFAARLPAGEAGVIVNILDQKLANPNPDFLSYTLSKHGLAALTEMTAISYGPSVRVCAVAPGLTLPSGDQPQSQFDTVHGRTPLARGSAPEDIAGAVLYLLGARAVTGETILVDGGQHLVPSARDVMFLDPDPTKDSSE, encoded by the coding sequence ATGGGTGAGATGGGCGGCGCGTTGATCACGGGGGCGGCGCGACGCATCGGGCGTTGCCTGGCTGAGGCGCTCGCCGCAGCGGGCTGGCATGTCGTCGTCCATCACAATCGGTCCGCAAACGACGCCGCAGAAACCGTGCGCGCGATCACTGCGGCCGGGGGCCGGGCGGTCGCCCTGGCGGCGGATTTGTCGGATCCCGCGGCGTGCCGCCGGTTGCTCGATGAGGCGCATGCGCTGACGGGCGGGCTCGGCTGCCTGATCAACAATGCATCCGTTTTCGTCGAGGACACGGCGCACGATGTCGATGCCGCGACATTCGACCGGGTCATGGCGGTCAATCTACGCGCGCCGGCGATCCTGTCGCAGGCATTTGCCGCCCGGCTGCCCGCCGGCGAAGCGGGTGTCATCGTCAATATCCTGGACCAGAAGCTGGCCAACCCGAACCCGGATTTCCTGTCCTATACCTTGTCGAAACACGGCCTGGCCGCGCTCACCGAGATGACGGCAATCTCTTATGGCCCGTCCGTCCGGGTGTGCGCCGTGGCCCCGGGACTGACCCTGCCGAGCGGCGATCAGCCCCAATCCCAGTTCGACACCGTCCATGGCCGCACCCCGCTGGCGCGTGGGTCGGCCCCGGAGGATATCGCGGGTGCGGTTCTGTACCTGCTGGGCGCGCGGGCGGTGACGGGGGAGACGATTTTGGTCGATGGCGGGCAGCATTTGGTGCCGAGTGCGCGTGACGTTATGTTCCTTGACCCAGACCCGACGAAGGACAGTTCTGAATGA
- a CDS encoding dihydroneopterin aldolase — translation MNVPATDMAVTDPVEQRLLDRWPEVRKIFFRNLMLDIHMGVHEHEKGRTQPVRINMVLYLRADIVPELDSITEVFNYDRVRTGILEIVEGRHINLQETLVGEITDVCLGFDEVVAARVSTEKTDIYPDCDGVGYELVRVRGD, via the coding sequence ATGAACGTACCGGCAACCGATATGGCCGTGACCGACCCGGTCGAGCAGCGCCTGCTCGACCGCTGGCCCGAAGTGCGGAAGATATTCTTCCGTAACCTGATGCTCGACATTCACATGGGTGTGCACGAGCACGAGAAGGGCCGCACCCAGCCGGTCCGGATCAACATGGTGCTGTATCTGCGCGCCGACATCGTGCCGGAATTGGATTCGATCACCGAGGTGTTCAACTATGACCGGGTACGCACGGGCATCCTCGAGATCGTCGAGGGCCGGCACATCAATCTGCAGGAAACCCTGGTCGGTGAGATCACCGATGTTTGCCTCGGTTTCGATGAGGTTGTCGCCGCGCGCGTATCGACAGAGAAGACCGACATCTATCCCGACTGTGACGGGGTCGGATACGAACTGGTACGTGTGCGGGGCGACTAG
- a CDS encoding polysaccharide deacetylase family protein: MSLDWPTDRIDYNPINGRAPLPLPEGRKVVVWPCINVENWVIQNPMPRTVVNPPGGVEKSVPDIPNWAWHEYGQRVGFWRLKRIFDEFGAKSTLVLNGTVCDEYPQIVDSALESGWDLCGHGWIQRALPAVEDQEDMIHRVFKKLRDYSGRDPKGWLGPALAETHDTVDWLHEAGFEYVADWVMDDQPVDLRTKSGTLVGLPYTQELNDLAMQLIQGHRAQEYGDRAIREFDQLIEDATAEPGSTRIMCFTLHPYIMGVPHRAREIRRILEHVCNRDDTFVWTGEEILDWYKTVRPAQ; this comes from the coding sequence ATGAGCCTCGACTGGCCGACCGACAGAATCGACTACAACCCCATCAACGGCCGCGCGCCGCTGCCCCTGCCCGAGGGCCGCAAGGTCGTGGTATGGCCCTGCATCAATGTCGAAAACTGGGTGATTCAGAACCCGATGCCGCGCACGGTGGTCAACCCGCCGGGCGGGGTCGAGAAATCGGTGCCCGACATCCCCAACTGGGCCTGGCACGAATATGGCCAACGGGTCGGCTTCTGGCGTCTCAAGCGCATTTTCGACGAGTTCGGCGCCAAGTCCACGCTGGTGCTCAACGGCACCGTCTGCGACGAGTATCCGCAGATCGTCGATTCGGCGCTCGAGTCCGGCTGGGATCTGTGCGGCCATGGCTGGATTCAGCGCGCCCTGCCAGCGGTCGAAGACCAGGAGGACATGATCCACCGGGTGTTCAAGAAGTTGCGCGATTATTCGGGCCGCGACCCCAAGGGCTGGCTCGGGCCGGCCCTGGCCGAGACCCACGATACGGTGGACTGGTTGCACGAGGCGGGTTTCGAATATGTCGCCGACTGGGTGATGGACGATCAGCCTGTCGATCTGCGCACGAAGTCCGGCACCTTGGTCGGCCTGCCCTATACTCAGGAACTCAACGACCTGGCGATGCAGCTCATCCAGGGCCATCGCGCCCAGGAATATGGCGACCGGGCGATCCGCGAATTCGATCAGCTCATCGAGGATGCCACTGCCGAACCAGGCTCGACCCGGATCATGTGCTTCACACTGCATCCCTACATCATGGGTGTACCCCACCGGGCGCGGGAAATCCGACGCATTCTCGAGCATGTTTGCAACCGCGACGACACGTTCGTGTGGACGGGCGAGGAAATCCTCGACTGGTACAAAACGGTGCGGCCTGCCCAATAG